From Toxorhynchites rutilus septentrionalis strain SRP chromosome 2, ASM2978413v1, whole genome shotgun sequence, a single genomic window includes:
- the LOC129764812 gene encoding protein snakeskin, which yields MVSAETIGTIFIKVFKLVLNLVILIVYRTGYGGDFLGVGGTWNLNEEKSPDAEIVASGVFVGYFIYTAVQLIAFGFGTTKHKRELSDTIMNVVGTFMWVAVGGTALHYWHGFLAEHDFQYATSERTAGLALGSLCVISGALYLADSVLAFIHYAKHENSKY from the exons ATGGTGTCCGCCGAAACAATCGGAACGATATTCatcaaagtttttaaattg GTACTGAACTTGGTAATCCTCATCGTCTACCGCACCGGCTATGGGGGTGATTTCCTGGGCGTCGGTGGCACCTGGAACCTCAACGAGGAGAAAAGTCCGGACGCGGAAATAGTGGCTTCGGGAGTGTTCGTCGGTTATTTCATCTACACTGCTGTCCAGCTGATTGCCTTTGGCTTCGGAACAACCAAACACAAGCGGGAACTGTCGGACACTATCATGAATGTGGTGGGAACCTTCATGTGGGTTGCTGTTGGCGGTACAGCACTCCACTATTGGCACGGATTTTTAGCCGAACATGACTTCCAGTATGCAACATCGGAGCGAACG GCTGGACTCGCCCTCGGATCGTTGTGCGTCATCAGTGGGGCCCTCTACCTGGCTGATTCGGTCCTGGCCTTCATTCACTATGCCAAGCACGAAAACAGCAAATACTAA